In a genomic window of Methylobacter sp. YRD-M1:
- the thiO gene encoding glycine oxidase ThiO, translating into MNKITDITIIGGGVIGLLTAREFFHAGATVTVIEKNRIGQESSWAGGGILLPLYPWRQPDAITRLVIQSLSLYPVLASQLKAETQIDPEWNPCGLLMAKNPDIAAATDWCRANGIRFEPASADFFNLLNTQPDNPLWLPDIAQARNPRLVKSLKQDLINKGVRLIEQCELKNVTLDQKRIAAIATSTDQFAVNQLIICAGAWTGQLFRQFFPSIGHAPKIKPVKGQMLLFDAKPDTLPYMVLDEDQYLIPRLDGKILAGSTVEQDDFNKTTTKEARNRLESFAINLLPALKKYPLINHWAGLRPGTEHGIPYIDKHPEIVNLSLNAGHFRNGLAMGPASAQLMVDLILDRPTAVSPELYKLSSPH; encoded by the coding sequence ATGAACAAAATCACGGATATTACTATTATAGGCGGTGGTGTTATCGGCCTTTTAACAGCTCGCGAATTTTTTCACGCCGGCGCTACAGTGACCGTTATCGAGAAAAACCGGATCGGACAGGAATCCTCATGGGCTGGCGGAGGAATTTTGCTGCCGCTTTATCCATGGCGCCAGCCGGATGCGATTACGCGCCTGGTCATACAAAGCCTGAGCTTATATCCCGTGCTGGCTTCGCAACTCAAAGCCGAAACTCAGATAGACCCGGAATGGAACCCATGCGGACTGCTGATGGCAAAAAATCCAGATATTGCGGCCGCCACCGACTGGTGCCGCGCTAACGGCATCCGTTTTGAACCAGCCAGCGCCGATTTTTTTAATCTGCTCAATACGCAGCCTGACAACCCGCTCTGGCTGCCCGATATTGCACAGGCACGCAATCCCCGCCTGGTCAAATCATTGAAACAGGATCTGATCAACAAAGGCGTCCGCCTGATTGAGCAGTGCGAGCTGAAAAACGTTACTCTGGACCAAAAACGCATTGCCGCCATCGCCACCAGCACTGATCAGTTCGCTGTCAATCAATTGATTATCTGCGCAGGCGCCTGGACCGGACAATTGTTTCGGCAGTTTTTTCCGTCTATTGGCCATGCGCCGAAAATCAAGCCCGTCAAAGGCCAAATGCTGCTGTTTGACGCCAAACCGGATACTCTGCCCTATATGGTGCTGGACGAAGACCAATACCTGATTCCGCGCCTGGACGGAAAAATCCTGGCGGGCAGCACCGTGGAACAGGATGACTTCAACAAAACCACGACGAAGGAAGCCAGAAATCGGTTGGAAAGCTTCGCAATAAATTTGCTGCCCGCACTTAAAAAGTATCCGCTGATAAACCATTGGGCCGGCTTAAGGCCGGGCACTGAGCATGGCATACCCTATATCGATAAACACCCTGAAATCGTCAATTTAAGCCTGAATGCCGGCCATTTCAGGAACGGACTGGCGATGGGACCAGCATCAGCGCAACTGATGGTTGACCTGATCTTGGATCGACCTACAGCCGTATCGCCAGAGCTTTACAAATTATCGAGCCCGCATTAA
- a CDS encoding quinone-dependent dihydroorotate dehydrogenase has translation MNLYPLLRPLLFSLDPETAHEVTLKLLNMAHASGLSKLIYPSVEDKPVTIMGLEFKNPVGLAAGLDKNGDYLDSLAALGFGFVEIGTVTPRPQPGNPKPRLFRLPEHQAIINRMGFNNHGIDHLLAQVKQSRYTGILGINIGKNFDTPIESAVDDYLIGLRKAYSSASYITINISSPNTKNLRQLQQGDEIKSLISALKEEQLKLQQEHGKYVPLALKIAPDLTTDEIGHIARLLLEFAIDGVIATNTTIARDMIANHPLAHEAGGLSGAPVKDKSTAVVRELAAELNGRCPIIAAGGILSASDAQEKIAAGASLVQIYSGLIYKGPQLIKDIVKSL, from the coding sequence ATGAATCTTTATCCTCTGCTCCGCCCGCTGTTATTTTCGCTTGATCCGGAAACCGCTCATGAAGTCACACTGAAACTGTTAAATATGGCACATGCGTCCGGATTATCGAAACTGATCTATCCGTCCGTCGAAGATAAGCCTGTCACAATCATGGGACTGGAATTCAAAAATCCTGTCGGCCTGGCGGCAGGCCTGGACAAGAACGGCGACTACCTGGACAGTTTGGCCGCTTTAGGTTTCGGTTTTGTGGAAATAGGCACCGTGACGCCGAGGCCGCAACCCGGCAATCCGAAACCGCGGCTGTTCAGGTTGCCCGAACACCAGGCCATCATAAACCGCATGGGCTTTAACAATCACGGCATTGATCATTTGCTGGCGCAGGTGAAACAAAGCCGTTATACCGGCATACTGGGCATTAATATCGGCAAGAATTTCGACACACCGATCGAGAGTGCCGTCGACGATTATCTGATCGGCTTGCGCAAAGCCTATAGCTCAGCCAGTTACATCACAATCAATATTTCGTCTCCGAATACGAAAAATCTGCGCCAGCTACAGCAAGGCGATGAGATCAAAAGCCTAATTTCCGCGTTAAAAGAAGAACAGCTCAAGCTGCAACAGGAACACGGAAAATACGTGCCTCTGGCGCTGAAAATCGCACCGGACCTCACGACCGATGAAATCGGCCATATTGCCCGGCTGCTGCTGGAATTTGCAATCGACGGCGTCATCGCCACCAACACCACTATTGCGCGCGACATGATCGCTAATCACCCGCTGGCGCATGAAGCAGGCGGATTAAGCGGTGCGCCGGTCAAGGACAAATCGACTGCGGTCGTGCGCGAACTGGCTGCCGAACTGAACGGTCGCTGCCCGATTATAGCGGCCGGGGGCATTTTGAGCGCATCCGATGCACAAGAGAAAATAGCAGCAGGCGCGAGCCTGGTACAGATATACAGCGGTCTTATCTATAAAGGACCACAGTTGATAAAAGATATTGTAAAAAGCCTTTAA
- the pmbA gene encoding metalloprotease PmbA: MLQTQEEISRLKTIVQSILDEAKNQGASAAEAGLSQESGLSVTARLGDVETIEHHRDQGLGVTVYFGQRKGSASSSDLSPASIRETVSAACSIARYTSEDEYAGLPEKEQLATDFPDLDLNHPWDLRADEAIALAIECENAARGYHAEISNSEGASVNTHQGVRVMGNTLGFLQGYASTRHSLSCSVLAQRGDSMQRDYWYTVARDAHNLESAVDVGRKSAERALRRLQARSLSTRQCPVMYVAEVASGLLGSFISAVSGGNLYRKSTFLLDALDTQVFPEFVRIHEQPHLKGALGSANYDGEGVATQTRDIVSGGILRGYVLSTYSARKLGMRSTGNAGGVHNLTIDPGELDYQGMLKQLHTGLLVTELMGQGINMVTGDYSRGAAGFWVENGEIQYPVEEITIAGNLKDMFKNIVAVGNDVDYRGNIRTGSILVERLSIAGQ; this comes from the coding sequence ATGTTGCAGACCCAGGAAGAAATCAGCCGATTAAAAACGATTGTTCAGTCCATACTGGACGAGGCTAAAAATCAGGGAGCCAGCGCGGCCGAGGCCGGCTTGAGCCAAGAGAGCGGCTTATCCGTAACGGCTCGCCTTGGCGATGTCGAAACGATAGAGCATCATCGCGACCAGGGGCTTGGCGTAACCGTCTACTTCGGTCAGCGAAAGGGTTCTGCCAGTTCGTCGGATCTGTCGCCGGCATCGATCAGGGAAACCGTCAGCGCGGCTTGCAGTATTGCCCGCTATACCAGCGAGGATGAATATGCCGGCTTGCCGGAGAAAGAACAGCTGGCGACTGACTTTCCGGATCTGGATCTTAATCATCCGTGGGATTTGCGCGCCGATGAAGCTATCGCGCTGGCTATCGAGTGCGAAAATGCCGCGCGCGGCTATCATGCGGAAATCAGCAATTCCGAGGGTGCCTCGGTCAACACCCATCAGGGCGTCCGGGTCATGGGCAACACGCTGGGCTTTCTGCAAGGCTATGCCTCGACCCGTCACTCGTTGAGCTGTTCGGTATTGGCGCAGCGCGGCGACAGCATGCAGCGCGATTACTGGTATACGGTAGCCAGGGATGCGCATAATCTCGAGTCGGCCGTGGATGTCGGCAGGAAATCCGCTGAACGGGCTCTGCGGCGCTTGCAGGCGCGCAGCTTGAGCACACGACAATGCCCGGTCATGTATGTGGCAGAGGTAGCTTCAGGTCTTCTGGGCTCGTTTATCAGTGCGGTCAGCGGCGGCAATTTGTACCGCAAATCAACCTTCCTGCTGGATGCGCTCGATACGCAGGTTTTCCCCGAGTTTGTCCGTATTCACGAGCAGCCGCATTTAAAAGGCGCTCTGGGCAGCGCCAACTATGATGGCGAAGGCGTTGCTACGCAAACGCGCGATATTGTCAGCGGAGGCATCCTGCGCGGCTATGTGCTGAGCACTTATTCAGCCCGCAAGCTTGGCATGCGCAGTACCGGCAATGCCGGCGGCGTGCATAATTTAACGATAGACCCCGGCGAGCTTGATTATCAGGGCATGCTGAAGCAGTTGCATACCGGCTTGTTGGTGACCGAGCTGATGGGGCAGGGCATCAACATGGTGACGGGCGATTATTCGCGCGGTGCCGCCGGATTCTGGGTCGAAAACGGCGAAATACAGTATCCGGTCGAGGAGATCACGATTGCCGGAAATCTGAAAGACATGTTCAAGAATATCGTGGCTGTCGGCAACGATGTCGATTACCGCGGCAATATCCGTACCGGTTCAATACTCGTTGAACGCCTGTCTATTGCCGGGCAATAA